DNA from Rhizobacter sp. J219:
TCGACTGCGCGGCCTGGTGGTCGTCGGCCACCGCCCGCAGCGCGCGGCCGGTGGCGGTGTACTGGAAGAAGATCGACAGCGCGACCACGAGCGCGGCCGCGATCACCGCCGCGTAGAGGTCTTCCTTGTTGACGAGGATGCCGCCCTGGAAGGTGCTCTCCAGCAGGAAGAGCGGGTCTTTCGGCAAGCCGACGTCGATCTTGTAGATGTCACTGCCGAAGATGGTCTGGCCGAAGCCATCGAGGAAGTAGGTGATGCCGAGCGTGGCCATCAGGAGCGTGATGCCTTCCTGGTTGACGAGCTTGCCGAGCACGAGTTTCTCGATCAGCCAGGCCACCAGCACCATCACCGCCATCGCGGCGACGAAGGCGATCAGGTTGGCGATGAGCTTGCTGTCCAGTCCCAGGAGCTTGGGCGCCCATTCCGAGAAGCGTGCCATCGCGAGTGCGGCAAACAGCACCATCGCGCCCTGCG
Protein-coding regions in this window:
- a CDS encoding branched-chain amino acid ABC transporter permease, whose amino-acid sequence is MGFFLETLIGGLMSGMLYGLVAIGFVLIFKASGVFNFAQGAMVLFAALAMARFSEWAPKLLGLDSKLIANLIAFVAAMAVMVLVAWLIEKLVLGKLVNQEGITLLMATLGITYFLDGFGQTIFGSDIYKIDVGLPKDPLFLLESTFQGGILVNKEDLYAAVIAAALVVALSIFFQYTATGRALRAVADDHQAAQSIGIPLSRVWVIVWSVAGFVALVAGIIWGSKLGVQFSLSVLALKALPVVILGGLTSVPGAIIGGLLLGVGEKLSEVFIGPMVGGGIEIWFGYVVVLLVLLVRPQGLFGEKIIDRV